TAATTTTTAATAGATTAAACTATTAATAGGTTTAAAGAAAAAAGTTTAAAATAGAAAGATACTAATTTAGTTATTATTTTAAAATTTTGGATGCAACTTTTGTTAATGTAAGAAACAAGAGCTTGATATGTATTTTAAGTGAGTAGCAAATAATTTTTTCTATAATTATATGTATATTTATCTGATTTTTAGTCATGTGCAGCATCAATATAAAATTTTGAATAAAAATTAGAGAAGTAAACTAGAAATATAAGGTCAAGTATTCATATGTTCGGTTATGTTCGGATATCTATTTGGGTTCAGATGTTACCAGTTCGGGTTTGGATATCTAATTTCTCCTAATTCACTATCCGCTCTGATATTTTGCTATTTCGGTTCAGATTTCGTTTTTGGTTTTTCAGGTCGGGTTCGGATATGGGTTTGGATATCGGGCAAAATGCCAACCCCTAGTTCCCGGGGTCGCATTATCCTTGGAATAAAGGTCGAGGATCCAACCTAGGCCCGCAGTAAGAGAGTCACGGACCCACGACGCATCAGAGTTGCAGCGGATCGTTCCCGAAGGCAGAGATGGTGGTGTCATCGCTCCGATGGATGAAGGTTGTCGAAGGCTATTGTCTTCAAGTTGAGCGAGCTGCCACTCTCGAGCCCCATATATAGTCTTAATCATCAGATCACTAGCATGAGAAGCTATGTTTTCGAATAAGAATTTGTTCCGTGTAGTCCAGATTTGCCAACAGATCCAAGCAAAGAGATTCTGAGTGAGGCCGGTTGGAGGCAGTCGATTGATTGAGCATGAACAAGAGCTTGGGTGTACCAAGTAAATCAGATGTGCAATCTCAGAAAAAAAAAATACTCTATGTGGTGTCTGTTCCAAGAGTTGGAACCTCTAGTAAGCAAGTCTGAGACCATAAGGTCTCCCTCCAGATCACGCGTCGGACCAAAGGGTATGATGTGCGTCGAGGAGGAGATCCAATTATCTGTCCATGTGTTTGTTGTCTCGTTGTTGCCGATAGATTTGCAGAGTTGTGTCTTGAGGAGATCTCGGCGAAGAGAATCCCTCTCCACACATGAGAAGCTGAAGTAGAGCAGGATATCGACAAGAAAGATGGACCGTAGCAGTATTTTTCAAGGAGAACACATACGAATAATCTCCTCGGATTTTGGACAATCCACCAAGATAGTTTGCCAAGCATTGCAACGTTAAAGGCGTGTATATCCCTCATGCGTAAACCACCATCACTCTTTGTGTTCACCGGCAAATCTCACGCTACCCAACACATTTTTTTGTTGTATTTGAGTCCTACCAAAAAAATGGGTCGAAGCAGATTGAATCATGTTGCAAAGTCTGATAGGTAAGGCAAAGCAAGACACGAGAGTTTAGCTAAATGAATTAGTTAGTTAGTTTTGGATTCATGAGTCGCAATTTGGGCCGGCGTATTTGTTTTCGTTAATGGGCCTTTCAGTAATAGGCCCATCTGATCGACTTTTTCCTGGTATGAAAGAAACGAGGAAAGTAGAGAGAAACGTTTAGATTACTTTTCGAGAAATCGACGCGGAAAGAGCTTCTTCTTCTTCTTCCATCTCTCCGATTCGCAAAGAAGGAATGGTTCGTAACTTCGATTTGTCTCAATATGTGTGTTAACGATCAGCAATTTCTTGAGATTGGATCAAAGTTTTTGTGCTGAGATATAACGGCGAGATTGTTAGAATCAATCAAGGATGATTGATATAGAGTGTCTAGTAGCTTGGAGATTTTTATGCTAAAAAGATGTCTTTTCTTACATGCCCGTGTTAAAAAAGTTTAGATTTTTAGTAAAATTGAGATGTCTTGTCTTGTGTTGGTTTCTCTATGAGTGCTTCCTGTTCTTGAAAGTTAATTGTGTCTTAGTGTTAAAAGTTTATATTTTTCTTTTGTTTCTAGTATAGTTGAGCTATGTCTCGTGTTGTGTTGGTTTGGTTTCTCTATGAGATGATTGATGTTGTTTAATTGTTTCTTCTGCAGTCGAGTCTATACAGAGGTGTTTCAAGGAAAGAGAAACCCAGACGTCATCATGGGTTGAATCAGCAGAAGAGGCAAGAGATCAAGGAAGCTTTTGATCTCTTTGACACTGATGGCTCTGGTACCATCGATGCTAAAGAGCTTAATGTTGCTATGAGGTGAATCTTTTTTGGAGTTCTGCAATGTTTTATTTTTATTTTTAAATATTAATCTTTCAAGTTACTACTCTGTGTGATTTAGGGCGCTTGGTTTCGAGATGACGGAAGAGGTAACATAAGTTTCATTTGTAGGTTCTTTTACTTCTTTGAAGAATGAAGGATTCTGATATATATATCCTCTTTGTTTTGTTTTGTTTTGTTTTGTATAATGATTGAAGCAAATCGAGAAAATGATAGCAGATGTGGACAAGGATGGAAGTGGAGCCATAGATTACGATGAGTTTTACCATATGATGACTGCTAAAATTGGTGAACGTGACACCAAAGAAGAGCTCACCAAGGCTTTCAAGATCATTGATCTTGACAATAATGTATCTATAATGCTTTCTTTCTTTCTTTCTTTCATCTCTCAGAGGATTACAATATCTAGTACAAAAGTCATTCTTTTACATATTTGTTGCAGGGGAAGATATCTGCTGATGATATCAAACGCATGGCAAAGGACTTGGGTGAAAACTTCACTGATGCTGAGATACGTGAAATGGTGGAAGAAGCTGACCGTGACCGTAAGTTGCTGAAATTTCTCTATTTTTTTCTTGGGCAAAGAACGCTTGGTGAAGAAACATGATTGACACTAAAATAAATACAAAATGCAGGTGATGGTGAAGTTAATATGGAAGAGTTCATGAGGATGATGAAGAGAACTGCTGCTTATGAGTACTAAAATATAGTTGTTGTTGTATTGGTACTGATGAGGTCTCTGTTATAAATACTTCCTTTTAACCGTGGCATTACTATATGTCTTTACTGAAGATACATGTTTCCGTTTTTTTTATCTATTTTATGAGACAAGTTTGGTCTTTTGTGTTGGTATGTTGTATCAAAAGACTTCGGATTAGTTTGCAAAAGTTTCTTAAATGTGGAGGAGGTTGCTTTGGTTTATTCAGACCCCTTTTACTGCGCAAAAGAATGTTGGATTTCATGTGAAATTTGATTTTAGATAAACCGGGAGAAGTTTTTCTCGTTTTTATGTTTTTGACCCCTTATGAGATATCATCTCTGTTTAGCCCACAACTATTAGTTTTTATACAGTAAACCCAATTCTGTGTCTTCAATCATACAAACTTTGTTTTAATGACGATCAATTTGAAAAGGGGTCTGTTACACAATTGTTACCTCGACGACATGATAGTACTTGACCTCGACGACAACAACAAGAAGAGAAGAAAAACATTATACTTGGCGATTCACAAGAATTTGTTACACAATTGTTACCCTAGTCTCCATATTAAACCATCATCTTTGTATAGCCCCCATAACTATATATCAGTTTTATACATTAGAAACCAGTTATGTATTCAAACCACGCAACTTTGTTATATAGTAAACAATCAAACATGACAAAAATTGAACTAGACAGCAACAACAAAGAGATTCACAATAATTCGTTAAAACATTGTTCAGAAAATAAAACCCTAGTTCTTATACTCGACCTTCTCCAAGCTTCGTGTCTTCCAAGCAACAGTACCCTTCTCTTCAACTAGTTGCGAGAAGTGAGTAATGTTTGATCCAAAATGGTGTTTATGCCGGTAGTGTTTGTTGAATCAATACAATAAAATAATTTAAGAATAAGAATTAGATTCTTGAGGGATATGAGAAATCTTGAAATGAAATCAAATGGAAAAAAGAATATAAAAGAGATTTCATTGATTGAAGGTTCATCACCAAGATGATTACAAAGGTAAAGTGAACCTTAGAATACAAAATCTCTATGAAAATATGTTCTTAAAGTCTAAGAAGAAGAGAAGATCATTTTTCATAAGGAGGTAGCTCCTTATTTATAGAAAGATGAAGCCTAGGGCTTCCTAGCAATATGAGCCTAGTTTAATGTCTAATGGGCCTTTAAGAGGATGTAAATCCATCCCCAACAGTAAGTCCCCCCAAGTTCGTAGAGAGAGATGAAGTCGATCTCTGTGAATTTTACGAATAGGGTTTCTTAGACAATGAACTAGACACATTCATGCCTATGACGGTTTAGGCGAGTTTATTTTGAACTTGTGCCTAGTAATAAGCGAGTTTGCTTTAAACTCGTGCTTTGCGAAAGACGAGTTTACTTGACTCATGCTAAGACAAAGGCGAGTTTACTGAGAGCTCGTGCCTAGTAGAAGGAGAGCTTCTGTAAACTCATGCCTCGCCAAAGACGAGTTTCTG
This sequence is a window from Brassica oleracea var. oleracea cultivar TO1000 chromosome C1, BOL, whole genome shotgun sequence. Protein-coding genes within it:
- the LOC106326955 gene encoding probable calcium-binding protein CML20 — translated: MSSLYRGVSRKEKPRRHHGLNQQKRQEIKEAFDLFDTDGSGTIDAKELNVAMRALGFEMTEEQIEKMIADVDKDGSGAIDYDEFYHMMTAKIGERDTKEELTKAFKIIDLDNNGKISADDIKRMAKDLGENFTDAEIREMVEEADRDRDGEVNMEEFMRMMKRTAAYEY